In one Salvelinus sp. IW2-2015 linkage group LG26, ASM291031v2, whole genome shotgun sequence genomic region, the following are encoded:
- the LOC111952324 gene encoding putative ferric-chelate reductase 1 gives MCSAQMALAILIGIATIETVTGFSSGGVDMSCGTMLPQHGSPTPESGPFSVPKHFCSSAAGDETIVSLQADPATPFKGFLLEARESQDGPAVGTFTLLTXXHSRLLQCNGNPAAAVTQPNNQAKTFIEAKWRAPYNGLFYFRVTFIKNMMKFWIPEAINITTCPTTTTTPITTTTITTPTITTTLNTTNITTTTPIITTTTTTPPTITTPAITTTTITTPTITTPTITTPTPALHTSAPSTCMLISTLIRPSLLVMSLPKGQTLWHKGFKILLCPLSMVAAIIAFIILLLWEPIHITLVAVVGVAMVLSLGQTIVVFLPFGSSHELRSICDLVLRVIAFTTEVFTMAAIFVGLEEIEKCCSIHWRMKVMGGYTAWVALFYLMFIYLCYQRKRIGDKWIVPKRMILFEKILNVILVLGKLGFTVALITGIYT, from the exons ATGTGCTCCGCCCAAATGGCCCTCGCCATTTTGATTGGCATTGCCACCATTGAAACTGTGACTGGTTTTAGTAGCGGTGGTGTTGACATGTCCTGTGGCACAATGTTGCCCCAACATGGTTCTCCCACACCTGAGAGTGGTCCgtttagtgtcccaaaacatttctgtTCCAGTGCTGCAGGAGATGAGACTATAG TGTCACTCCAAGCTGATCCTGCCACTCCGTTTAAAGGGTTTCTGTTGGAGGCTAGGGAATCACAGGATGGACCTGCTGTTGGCACCTTCACTCTGCTCACTCYCRCTCATAGCCGCCTTCTTCAGTGCAATGGCAATCCA GCAGCTGCTGTTACCCAACCCAACAACCAAGCCAAGACATTCATCGAAGCCAAGTGGAGAGCACCATACAATGGACTTTTCTATTTCAG agtcacatttattaaaaacatgATGAAGTTCTGGATACCAGAGGCCATTAACATCACCACctgtcctactactactactacccctattactactactactatcacaactcctactatcactactactctCAATACTActaatatcactactactacccctattattactactactactactactcctcctACTATCACTACTCCtgctatcactactactactatcactactcctACTATCACTACTCCTACTATCACTACTCCTACTCCTGCACTGCACACATCTGCACCCTCTACGTGTATGCTTATTAGCACTCTCATTCGGCCTTCACTCTTGGTAATGAGTCTTCCAAAAGGCCAGACACTTTGGCATAAG GGGTTCAAGATTTTGTTGTGTCCTCTCTCAATGGTTGCAGCCATCATTGCCTTTATTATTTTGCTGCTATGGGAGCCCATACAC ATAACTCTTGTGGCTGTTGTGGGTGTGGCAATGGTCCTGAGCTTGGGACAAACGATTGTTGTTTTTCTACCCTTTGGGTCCAGCCATGAACT GAGGTCCATCTGTGATTTGGTTCTCAGAGTGATTGCCTTCACAACGGAGGTTTTTACCA TGGCGGCCATATTTGTGGGTCTGGAGGAAATTGAGAAGTGCTGCTCGATACACTGGCGCATGAAAGTGATGGGAGGGTATACAGCCTGGGTGGCTCTGTTCTACTTGATGTTCATATACCTTTGTTACCAGAGGAAAA GAATTGGTGACAAATGGATTGTGCCAAAGAGAATG ATACTCTTTGAAAAAATCCTCAATGTTATCCTTGTTCTGGGCAAATTGGGTTTTACAGTGGCTCTTATCACTGGAATATACACTTAA